The following coding sequences lie in one Spirosoma sp. KUDC1026 genomic window:
- the nrfD gene encoding NrfD/PsrC family molybdoenzyme membrane anchor subunit has product MSHVTSAVRTPLVTGGKTYADVTEDISKQVEGSPTREWTIAFSIAVVVLIYGTACVFWTWWEGLGVWGLNKSIGWAWDITNFVWWVGIGHAGTLISAILLLFRQKWRTAVNRAAEAMTIFAVMCAATFILMHMGRPWLAYWALPLPNTFGSLWVNFKSPLVWDVFAISTYFTVSLVFWYMGLLPDLATIRDRARSKVSRYIYGAFSLGWNGSAKTWARYEYISLILAGLSTPLVLSVHTIVSMDFATSVIPGWHTTIFPPYFVAGAIFSGFAMVQNLMLIIRVVFRLEDYITLEHIESMNKVITLTGSIVGVAYLTEFFIAWYSGNEFESYTFINRATGPYWWAYWAMMTCNVISPQLFWSRAIRRSIVWTFVLSVVVNIGMWFERFVIIVSSLHRDYLPSSWAMFHPTLFDISDYIFSFGLFFTLFLAFSKFLPVVNMAEVKTVIKSSSEKLPASVSGVAKGERVTNPTFNKDAE; this is encoded by the coding sequence ATGTCGCATGTAACATCAGCTGTAAGAACTCCCCTTGTCACCGGCGGTAAGACCTATGCCGACGTGACGGAGGATATTAGTAAGCAGGTGGAAGGAAGCCCTACTCGTGAGTGGACGATTGCTTTCTCCATTGCTGTTGTTGTGCTTATTTACGGTACTGCCTGTGTCTTCTGGACCTGGTGGGAAGGATTGGGCGTTTGGGGACTCAACAAGTCGATCGGCTGGGCCTGGGACATTACCAACTTCGTATGGTGGGTAGGTATCGGTCACGCCGGAACACTAATCTCCGCTATTCTTCTCCTGTTCCGTCAGAAATGGCGGACGGCTGTAAACCGGGCGGCTGAAGCTATGACGATTTTCGCCGTTATGTGCGCAGCAACCTTTATTCTGATGCACATGGGCCGCCCCTGGTTGGCCTACTGGGCGCTACCATTACCGAATACGTTCGGTTCATTGTGGGTGAACTTCAAGTCGCCACTGGTATGGGACGTATTTGCTATTAGCACGTACTTCACCGTTTCGCTGGTTTTCTGGTACATGGGTCTGCTACCTGATCTGGCTACGATTCGTGACCGCGCCCGGAGTAAAGTATCTCGTTACATCTACGGCGCTTTCTCGCTGGGCTGGAACGGTTCGGCTAAAACTTGGGCTCGCTATGAGTATATCAGTTTGATCCTGGCTGGTCTGTCGACCCCACTCGTACTTTCAGTACACACGATTGTGAGTATGGACTTTGCTACGTCGGTTATTCCCGGCTGGCACACCACGATTTTCCCTCCTTACTTCGTTGCTGGTGCTATCTTCTCTGGCTTTGCCATGGTGCAAAACCTGATGCTGATCATCCGGGTGGTATTCCGTCTAGAAGATTACATCACCCTCGAGCACATCGAGTCGATGAACAAAGTCATTACGCTGACAGGTTCGATCGTAGGGGTTGCCTATCTGACAGAGTTCTTCATTGCCTGGTATTCGGGTAATGAGTTCGAATCATACACTTTCATCAACCGGGCTACTGGTCCTTACTGGTGGGCGTACTGGGCAATGATGACCTGTAACGTAATTTCGCCACAGCTGTTCTGGTCGCGCGCAATCCGCCGGAGCATTGTATGGACGTTCGTGCTGTCTGTTGTGGTAAACATTGGTATGTGGTTCGAACGTTTCGTAATTATCGTATCGTCGTTGCACCGTGATTACCTGCCATCAAGCTGGGCGATGTTCCACCCAACCCTGTTTGATATCAGTGACTACATTTTCTCATTCGGTCTGTTCTTCACGCTGTTCCTGGCTTTCTCAAAGTTCCTCCCAGTTGTGAACATGGCTGAAGTCAAAACGGTCATCAAGTCTTCGTCCGAGAAATTACCAGCTTCTGTATCGGGTGTGGCTAAAGGGGAACGCGTTACGAACCCAACATTTAACAAAGACGCAGAATAA
- a CDS encoding TAT-variant-translocated molybdopterin oxidoreductase gives MENTTKRYWKGVEELRNDATFVKNANSEFADPETSSDLDGGLLGGGNTQRRDFLKVMGFGMAAVSLAACETPVHKAIPYIKKPELSFASISDYYASSYSYGGDYASILVETREGRPIKIEGNPQSSVSKGGTSARIQASVLSLYDNDKLKGPKRGETDVDWATIDREIVSQLSSVAAQGGAIRLITSTVLSPATKAVVAAFKTRYPSTSHIMYDANSAAGIVQANQLSFGKAVIPSYNLSRVQTIVGICSDFLGSGIASNENAIDYAATRRVSKTKTDMSRHYQFETGLSLTGANADYRTAIKPSQEGLVVAALYNKVAAKLGGTSVSAPSITVDNLDKAASDLARSRGRAVVMAGSNDPNVQVLVNALNSLLGAYDSIINLNAPVNYAQGSDVQMNAFIDEAKAGRVGAVFFFESNPVYDHPRGAELAEALPKAKLSVSFADRADETASLAKYIAPAPHYLECWNDAEPKQGFYSLAQPAITNIFKTRQFQSSLLKWAGQPSDFQTFLKNFWRSNYYPKASGFGSFDEFWVKSLHDGVFEPTAAPAAGDATYAGNTAAAASAIAQRYKPSTGMELSLYEKPVMGTGFMANNPWLQEMPDPVSKACWDNYAAISQKTAHDMDLSQNDLVTITVGNKSVELPVLIQPGQADNTVSVAIGYGREKAGKAANGVGKNMYPFASFVNGYLNLSSVSAKVEKASGSREIAQTQTHETVMGRRAVLQEAKLADYKKNPKAGRYEPIVHTSEGEKQADEISLWNGYGKPNHSWGMVIDLNSCFGCGSCVIACQAENNIAVVGRQEVLNRREMHWLRIDRYYSSDADAEDVRGLEVASANPEVTFQPMLCQHCSNAPCETVCPVLATTHSTEGLNQMTYNRCVGTRYCANNCPYKVRRFNWFKYPDNENFDYNFNNDLGKMQINPDVTVRSRGVIEKCSFCVQRIQEGKLTAKKERRRLMPDEVQTACSQGCPTNAIVFGDMNNPESTISKMLQEEIEGRAFHVLEEINVRPQISYLTKIRNKDEMPKQETRQESHA, from the coding sequence ATGGAAAATACAACCAAACGGTATTGGAAAGGTGTCGAAGAGTTACGTAACGACGCTACTTTCGTAAAAAATGCCAATAGTGAGTTTGCTGATCCGGAAACGTCTTCGGATTTGGATGGTGGTTTGCTTGGTGGTGGTAATACACAACGTCGCGACTTCCTGAAAGTGATGGGTTTTGGTATGGCTGCTGTGTCCCTTGCTGCCTGCGAAACGCCCGTCCACAAAGCGATTCCATATATTAAAAAACCTGAACTTTCATTCGCATCTATTTCCGACTACTACGCTTCCAGCTATTCTTACGGTGGAGATTATGCGAGTATTCTGGTAGAAACCCGCGAAGGCCGGCCCATCAAAATTGAGGGTAACCCACAGTCGAGTGTAAGCAAAGGTGGAACAAGTGCTCGGATTCAGGCTTCGGTTCTGTCGCTGTACGACAACGACAAGCTGAAAGGTCCAAAACGGGGCGAAACGGACGTCGATTGGGCAACTATCGACCGTGAAATTGTTAGTCAGTTAAGTTCGGTGGCGGCACAGGGTGGCGCTATTCGGCTTATTACCTCAACAGTATTGAGTCCGGCTACCAAAGCCGTTGTTGCCGCATTCAAAACGAGGTATCCATCGACGAGCCACATCATGTATGATGCAAACTCGGCCGCTGGTATCGTTCAGGCGAACCAATTATCGTTCGGGAAAGCGGTTATCCCTTCGTACAATCTGAGCCGAGTGCAGACCATTGTCGGTATCTGCTCTGACTTCCTAGGCTCGGGCATCGCTTCGAACGAAAACGCAATTGATTACGCAGCCACACGTCGGGTAAGCAAAACGAAAACCGACATGTCACGTCACTACCAGTTTGAAACTGGTTTGTCACTGACGGGGGCTAACGCAGATTACAGAACAGCGATCAAACCTTCACAGGAAGGTCTGGTTGTAGCCGCTCTGTACAATAAAGTAGCGGCTAAGTTGGGCGGTACGTCTGTGAGCGCGCCAAGCATTACGGTCGATAATCTGGACAAAGCAGCTAGTGACCTGGCTCGTTCGCGGGGCCGCGCCGTGGTGATGGCAGGTTCTAACGATCCTAACGTTCAGGTGCTGGTCAACGCGCTGAACTCTCTGTTGGGTGCTTACGATTCAATTATCAATCTGAATGCTCCTGTCAACTACGCGCAGGGTAGCGACGTTCAGATGAACGCATTCATCGACGAGGCAAAAGCTGGCCGTGTGGGCGCTGTGTTCTTCTTTGAGTCAAACCCAGTTTATGATCACCCACGGGGAGCTGAGTTGGCCGAAGCACTGCCAAAAGCTAAACTTTCTGTTTCGTTTGCTGATCGCGCTGACGAAACGGCTTCTCTGGCAAAATACATCGCCCCTGCTCCTCATTACTTGGAGTGCTGGAATGATGCTGAACCAAAACAAGGATTCTATAGCCTGGCGCAGCCTGCTATCACGAATATCTTCAAAACCCGTCAGTTCCAGTCTAGCCTACTGAAATGGGCTGGACAGCCAAGTGACTTCCAGACATTCCTGAAGAATTTCTGGCGTTCAAACTACTATCCAAAAGCTTCTGGCTTTGGTTCGTTCGATGAGTTCTGGGTTAAATCGCTGCACGATGGCGTATTTGAGCCAACTGCTGCACCAGCCGCTGGTGATGCTACGTATGCCGGAAACACGGCTGCTGCCGCTTCGGCTATCGCACAACGTTACAAGCCGTCGACCGGCATGGAACTGTCTCTGTATGAAAAACCAGTAATGGGAACTGGCTTTATGGCCAACAACCCATGGCTGCAGGAAATGCCGGATCCCGTGTCGAAAGCGTGTTGGGACAACTACGCAGCCATTTCGCAGAAGACGGCTCACGATATGGATTTGTCACAAAACGATTTGGTTACAATCACGGTTGGTAACAAATCGGTTGAACTGCCTGTCCTGATCCAACCAGGTCAGGCTGACAACACTGTATCAGTAGCTATCGGCTATGGCCGCGAAAAAGCTGGCAAAGCGGCTAACGGCGTTGGTAAAAACATGTACCCATTTGCTTCATTTGTAAATGGGTATCTGAATCTGTCGTCAGTTAGTGCGAAAGTCGAGAAAGCTAGTGGCAGCCGCGAAATTGCGCAGACCCAAACGCACGAAACGGTAATGGGCCGTCGGGCAGTACTGCAGGAAGCTAAACTGGCTGATTACAAAAAGAACCCGAAAGCGGGTCGTTACGAACCCATTGTTCATACTTCGGAAGGCGAAAAACAAGCCGACGAGATTTCGCTCTGGAATGGATACGGTAAGCCAAACCATTCATGGGGTATGGTTATTGATCTGAACTCCTGCTTCGGCTGTGGTTCCTGCGTCATTGCCTGCCAAGCCGAGAACAACATTGCCGTTGTTGGACGTCAAGAAGTGCTGAATCGTCGGGAAATGCACTGGCTGCGTATTGACCGCTATTACAGCAGCGATGCGGATGCTGAAGATGTACGCGGTCTGGAAGTAGCATCAGCTAACCCAGAGGTTACGTTCCAACCAATGCTGTGTCAGCACTGCAGCAATGCACCCTGCGAAACGGTTTGTCCAGTATTGGCAACGACTCATAGCACAGAAGGTCTCAATCAGATGACCTACAACCGGTGCGTCGGAACCCGTTACTGCGCGAACAACTGCCCTTACAAAGTGCGTCGTTTCAACTGGTTTAAATACCCAGATAACGAGAATTTCGATTACAACTTCAATAATGATCTGGGCAAAATGCAGATCAATCCAGACGTAACCGTTCGGTCGCGTGGGGTTATTGAGAAATGCTCATTCTGCGTACAACGCATTCAGGAAGGCAAACTAACCGCGAAAAAAGAACGTCGCCGGTTAATGCCTGATGAAGTGCAGACTGCCTGCTCGCAGGGCTGCCCAACGAACGCTATTGTATTCGGTGACATGAATAATCCTGAAAGCACAATTTCTAAAATGCTTCAGGAAGAGATCGAAGGCCGTGCGTTCCACGTCCTGGAAGAAATTAACGTGAGACCACAAATCTCGTACCTGACAAAAATCCGCAACAAGGACGAAATGCCTAAGCAGGAGACCCGTCAGGAGTCGCATGCGTAA
- a CDS encoding c-type cytochrome — protein sequence MSRLSKLYGVVALWLAIGFSAGQLHAQDPASSTDGSNSGGGGGPAAATPAGGGGGGDAEKGKTLFNNNCAQCHAVTEETVVGPGLKGIQQRAPGKEWLYKWIKNSSAVIASGDAYANQVFNKFGQIQMTSFPSLSNEDIDGILAYVEQASAPPTATVGGAGQAQETGGGGSAAQNGGNAASGPSELFTVVLVALLVVMVLVLAVLLAIVTILSKAVAPTAEGEAVPATSLNQRIRMGMSNAFHNSTLRSIVIWLFLLVAVKETLDGAYSIGIQQGYAPKQPIAYSHKLHAGQYKIDCNYCHTGVNKGKSATIPAANICMNCHGVIKKESPEIQKIYAAIEQNRPIEWIRVHNLPDLAYFNHAQHVNVGNVQCQTCHGEIEKMEVVEQRSSLTMGWCIDCHRKTEVNAKDNAYYDKLVALHQKQSKEPLKVANIGGLECSKCHY from the coding sequence ATGAGTCGCTTATCCAAGCTTTACGGAGTTGTTGCTTTATGGTTAGCCATAGGATTTAGTGCTGGTCAACTTCATGCACAGGATCCAGCATCGTCGACTGATGGGAGCAATAGTGGCGGGGGTGGCGGCCCAGCTGCAGCTACACCCGCAGGTGGCGGAGGAGGTGGTGATGCCGAAAAAGGAAAAACGCTGTTTAATAATAACTGTGCTCAGTGTCACGCTGTAACTGAGGAAACCGTTGTTGGCCCTGGTCTGAAAGGTATTCAACAACGTGCCCCTGGAAAAGAATGGCTGTACAAATGGATCAAAAACTCATCGGCAGTTATTGCCAGTGGTGATGCCTACGCCAACCAGGTTTTCAATAAGTTCGGTCAAATTCAGATGACGAGCTTCCCCAGCTTATCTAATGAAGATATTGACGGAATCTTGGCTTACGTTGAACAGGCTAGCGCTCCACCAACAGCAACGGTAGGAGGTGCCGGCCAGGCCCAGGAAACAGGTGGTGGTGGTTCTGCTGCTCAGAATGGAGGCAATGCAGCTTCTGGCCCATCTGAACTATTCACTGTGGTTCTAGTCGCTCTGTTAGTCGTAATGGTGCTGGTACTGGCTGTTCTGCTAGCTATCGTAACGATCCTGTCTAAAGCAGTAGCTCCTACGGCCGAAGGTGAAGCTGTTCCTGCTACGTCGCTGAACCAGCGCATCCGCATGGGCATGTCGAACGCTTTTCACAACTCGACGCTCCGTTCGATTGTGATCTGGTTGTTCCTGTTAGTCGCTGTGAAAGAAACACTGGATGGCGCTTATAGCATCGGTATTCAACAGGGATATGCACCTAAGCAGCCAATTGCCTACTCGCACAAACTACACGCGGGTCAGTACAAAATCGATTGTAACTACTGCCATACTGGTGTTAACAAAGGGAAAAGCGCCACTATTCCTGCCGCTAATATCTGTATGAACTGCCATGGCGTAATCAAAAAAGAGTCACCAGAAATTCAAAAGATTTACGCAGCTATTGAGCAGAACCGTCCTATTGAATGGATTCGCGTTCATAACCTGCCTGACCTGGCTTACTTCAACCACGCTCAACACGTGAACGTAGGTAATGTACAGTGTCAGACCTGCCACGGCGAAATCGAAAAAATGGAAGTTGTTGAGCAGCGGTCGTCCTTAACGATGGGCTGGTGTATTGACTGCCACCGGAAGACGGAGGTGAATGCAAAAGATAATGCTTATTATGATAAGCTGGTTGCATTGCACCAGAAGCAAAGCAAAGAACCGCTTAAAGTGGCCAACATTGGTGGTTTGGAATGTTCTAAGTGTCACTACTAA
- the rpsA gene encoding 30S ribosomal protein S1: MSKTQQRELPAFDWDRADNKGFGSGYSDTERDRMLEMYDNTLSEVKEKEVVMGTVVGITDREVLLNIGFKSDGLVPASEFRDMPELKMGDEVEVYVENQEDPNGQLVLSRKKAKVITAWQKIQKALDEDLVIDGFVKRRTKGGLIVDIFGIEAFLPGSQIDVKPIRDFDVFVGKKMEVKVVKINYANDNVVVSHKVLIEKDLEAQRAQILNNLEKGQVLEGVIKNMTNFGVFIDLGGVDGLLHITDISWGRISHPSEVLHLDQKVNVVVLDFDEDKKRISLGMKQLQAHPWDALPEDVQVGSKVKGKIVNVADYGAFLEIMPGVEGLIHVSEMSWSQHLRNPQEFLKVGDEVEAVVLTLDRNERKMSLGIKQLTEDPWTRPELRSKYAVGTKHTGVVRNLTNFGLFLELEEGIDGLVHVSDLSWTKKIKHPSDFIKVGENLEVVVLELDIENRRLALGHKQLEENPWDTFESVFAVGTIHRCTIISKNDKMATLELPYGIEGFSSLKNLSKEDGTFAEVGETLDFKVTEFSKEEKRIMLSHTKTWQEKNEPVKEPKQPKAAPAKTTSTSNQSDRGATLGDLDALAALKEQMEGRN; the protein is encoded by the coding sequence ATGAGCAAAACGCAGCAGCGCGAACTACCGGCATTTGATTGGGACCGGGCAGACAACAAAGGTTTTGGGAGCGGCTATTCGGACACCGAGCGTGACCGGATGCTGGAAATGTACGACAATACCCTGTCGGAAGTAAAAGAGAAAGAAGTGGTAATGGGAACCGTGGTGGGCATTACAGACCGTGAGGTGCTGCTCAACATTGGCTTCAAATCGGACGGGCTTGTGCCAGCTTCAGAATTCCGCGACATGCCGGAACTGAAAATGGGCGACGAAGTGGAGGTTTACGTAGAAAATCAGGAAGACCCCAATGGTCAGCTGGTGCTGTCGCGTAAGAAAGCGAAAGTAATCACGGCTTGGCAGAAAATTCAGAAAGCGCTGGACGAAGACCTCGTTATCGACGGCTTCGTAAAACGCCGGACGAAAGGTGGTCTGATCGTTGATATTTTTGGCATCGAAGCGTTCTTGCCAGGTTCGCAGATTGACGTTAAGCCAATCCGTGACTTCGACGTATTCGTTGGTAAGAAAATGGAAGTTAAGGTCGTTAAGATCAACTACGCGAACGATAACGTAGTCGTTTCGCACAAAGTCCTGATCGAAAAAGACCTCGAAGCACAACGCGCTCAGATCCTGAACAACCTCGAAAAAGGTCAGGTACTGGAAGGCGTTATCAAAAACATGACCAACTTCGGTGTATTCATCGATCTTGGTGGTGTTGATGGCCTGCTGCACATCACGGATATCTCGTGGGGTCGTATCAGCCACCCATCTGAGGTTCTGCACCTCGACCAGAAAGTTAACGTGGTTGTTCTTGACTTCGACGAAGACAAGAAACGTATCTCGCTGGGTATGAAACAACTGCAGGCGCACCCATGGGATGCACTGCCAGAAGACGTACAGGTTGGTTCGAAAGTAAAAGGCAAAATCGTTAACGTTGCTGATTACGGCGCCTTCCTGGAAATCATGCCAGGCGTTGAAGGTCTGATCCACGTATCAGAAATGTCGTGGTCGCAGCACCTGCGTAACCCACAGGAATTCCTGAAAGTTGGTGACGAAGTTGAAGCAGTCGTGCTGACACTGGATCGCAACGAGCGGAAAATGTCGCTGGGTATCAAACAACTGACTGAAGATCCATGGACTCGTCCAGAACTGCGTTCGAAATACGCCGTTGGCACGAAGCACACGGGCGTTGTTCGTAACCTGACGAACTTCGGCCTGTTCCTGGAACTGGAAGAAGGTATTGATGGTCTGGTACACGTATCGGATCTGTCTTGGACCAAGAAAATCAAACACCCATCGGATTTCATCAAAGTTGGCGAAAACCTGGAGGTAGTTGTTCTGGAACTGGACATCGAAAACCGTCGTCTGGCCCTGGGCCACAAGCAACTCGAAGAGAACCCATGGGATACGTTTGAGTCTGTCTTTGCCGTTGGTACGATTCACCGTTGTACCATCATCAGCAAAAACGACAAAATGGCTACCCTTGAATTGCCTTACGGTATCGAAGGTTTCTCGTCGCTGAAAAACCTGTCGAAAGAAGATGGTACGTTCGCTGAAGTTGGTGAAACGCTGGACTTCAAAGTGACGGAGTTCTCGAAAGAAGAAAAACGCATTATGCTGTCGCACACGAAAACGTGGCAGGAGAAGAATGAGCCCGTTAAAGAGCCGAAACAGCCAAAAGCTGCGCCTGCTAAAACGACCTCGACTTCGAACCAGTCAGATCGTGGTGCAACCCTAGGTGATCTGGACGCACTGGCTGCCCTGAAAGAACAGATGGAAGGCCGTAACTAA
- a CDS encoding HNH endonuclease: MGRKVLVLNQDYSALSICSVPKAFLLVYLDKAELVAESEQFMLRTVSAEFPMPSVIRLHRYVSLPYKGVMLTRQNIFKRDGHRCQYCGTTDELTLDHVMPKSRGGKTSWDNLSTACKRCNSRKGDYTPEEANMNLRQKPFKPTFLVFLREFSGSLEQSWMPFLSKKSKAFQ; this comes from the coding sequence ATGGGCAGGAAAGTATTAGTCTTAAATCAAGATTACAGTGCACTCAGCATCTGCTCCGTTCCAAAAGCATTTTTGCTGGTTTATTTAGACAAAGCAGAACTCGTGGCCGAATCAGAACAGTTCATGCTTCGAACCGTATCGGCCGAATTTCCGATGCCTTCCGTTATTCGTCTCCACCGCTACGTAAGTTTGCCCTACAAAGGTGTTATGCTTACCCGGCAGAATATTTTCAAACGAGACGGACACCGCTGTCAATATTGCGGCACAACCGATGAGCTGACGCTCGATCACGTAATGCCCAAGTCCCGTGGTGGTAAAACCAGCTGGGATAACCTTTCTACCGCTTGCAAACGGTGCAATTCTCGCAAAGGTGACTATACCCCGGAAGAGGCCAACATGAACCTCCGGCAAAAACCATTCAAACCAACATTCCTCGTTTTCCTTCGGGAGTTTTCGGGGTCGCTGGAGCAAAGCTGGATGCCCTTCCTGAGTAAGAAATCAAAAGCGTTCCAGTAG
- the smpB gene encoding SsrA-binding protein SmpB, translating to MASATIVKQVDIRNRRASFEYSFLEKYTAGIVLTGTEIKSARQGKVNLQDAYCLILNDELFIRQMNISLYNEGTHYNHEPLRDRKLLLTKREIKKLSEKLKDQGLTIVPIRMFTNERGFAKVEIALAKGKKLYDKRDSIKERDVKRDMQRERY from the coding sequence ATGGCTTCTGCTACTATTGTTAAACAGGTCGACATCCGAAATCGACGTGCTTCGTTCGAGTATTCATTTCTGGAAAAATACACGGCCGGTATTGTGCTGACGGGGACGGAAATTAAATCGGCGCGTCAGGGAAAAGTTAATTTACAAGATGCATACTGCCTGATCCTGAATGATGAGTTGTTCATTCGTCAAATGAACATATCACTCTATAACGAAGGTACTCACTATAACCACGAGCCCCTGCGGGATCGCAAACTCCTGCTGACAAAACGGGAAATCAAAAAGCTGAGCGAGAAATTAAAGGACCAGGGCCTGACCATTGTGCCTATCCGAATGTTTACAAACGAGCGGGGTTTCGCTAAGGTCGAGATTGCGCTGGCAAAAGGGAAAAAACTGTACGATAAACGTGATAGTATCAAGGAGCGCGACGTCAAGCGAGACATGCAGCGGGAGCGTTACTAA
- a CDS encoding OmpH family outer membrane protein, whose product MKNASLILNVILTIAVAVLYYLHFKAHPTSEETPIATPAEAKGRALVYVNVDSLLTKYDYFKDTQKVLESKRFQLENELETKGRNLQNKVAFFQQRAATMTQEQGRATEASLQKEQQGIMAYREQAAQNLALEEQNKNKELYDQIYDYLKKINGQNKYEFVLGYTKGGGILFADPAADRTTPILDGLNKEYKAKQADKKK is encoded by the coding sequence GTGAAGAATGCCTCTTTAATTCTGAATGTAATCCTGACCATTGCCGTAGCAGTTCTGTATTATCTGCACTTCAAAGCCCATCCAACTTCAGAAGAGACCCCCATTGCCACACCCGCCGAAGCAAAAGGCCGTGCCCTTGTTTACGTTAACGTTGATTCGCTGCTGACTAAGTACGATTACTTCAAGGATACCCAGAAAGTATTGGAGAGCAAGCGTTTCCAACTGGAAAACGAGCTGGAAACCAAAGGACGTAACCTGCAGAACAAAGTAGCATTTTTCCAACAGCGGGCAGCTACCATGACTCAGGAGCAGGGCCGCGCTACTGAAGCGTCACTGCAGAAAGAACAGCAGGGAATCATGGCCTACCGCGAGCAGGCTGCCCAGAACCTGGCGCTGGAAGAACAGAACAAAAACAAGGAACTGTACGACCAGATCTACGACTATCTGAAGAAGATCAATGGGCAGAACAAGTACGAATTTGTACTGGGTTACACCAAAGGGGGCGGGATTTTGTTTGCTGATCCGGCTGCTGATCGGACAACCCCAATCCTGGACGGCCTGAACAAAGAATACAAAGCCAAACAGGCTGACAAGAAGAAGTAA